Proteins encoded in a region of the Brevundimonas vesicularis genome:
- a CDS encoding ActR/PrrA/RegA family redox response regulator transcription factor, producing MSELEARIAALPDKSLLLLDDDQALRTRMGRALEARGFQVTTAESVAEAMQLLRDKAPAFAVLDMRLEDGNGLKIVEAVREKREDARIVMVTGYGAIATAVAAVKAGAVDYLSKPADADDVVKALLATGDSPEPPENPMSADRVRWEHIQRVYELCDHNVSETARRLGMHRRTLQRILAKRAPR from the coding sequence ATGTCAGAACTCGAAGCCCGCATCGCCGCCCTGCCCGACAAGTCCCTGCTGCTGCTGGATGACGATCAGGCCCTGCGCACCCGGATGGGGCGGGCGCTGGAGGCGCGCGGCTTTCAGGTGACGACCGCTGAATCGGTCGCCGAGGCGATGCAGCTGCTGCGCGACAAGGCCCCGGCCTTCGCCGTGCTGGACATGCGGCTTGAGGACGGCAACGGCCTGAAGATCGTCGAGGCGGTGCGCGAAAAGCGCGAGGACGCCCGCATCGTCATGGTGACCGGCTACGGCGCCATCGCCACGGCGGTCGCGGCGGTCAAGGCCGGCGCTGTCGACTATCTGTCCAAGCCCGCCGATGCCGACGACGTGGTCAAGGCCCTGCTCGCCACCGGCGATTCCCCCGAGCCGCCCGAAAACCCGATGAGCGCAGACCGCGTGCGCTGGGAACATATCCAGCGCGTCTATGAGCTGTGCGACCACAATGTCTCGGAGACGGCGCGCCGCCTGGGCATGCACCGCCGCACCCTGCAACGCATCCTGGCCAAGCGCGCGCCGCGATAG